Proteins co-encoded in one Bacillus paramycoides genomic window:
- a CDS encoding MurR/RpiR family transcriptional regulator, producing MPGTRSGIGKIQASLNGLSPKLRSIAEHILKHPQDVVHKSITELAEVTNSSEATIFRLCKHLGFQGFQDLKITLAREIVHTPMQNIHEEVSAEDSMVTVAKKVFHSHITGLQDTLHLLNDTALEKAVKVLQDTSRIEFYGNGGSGIIAMDAYHKFMRTGISCIAHTDSHFQIMGAGLLTKEAVVIAISHSGSNKGLLEALEVAKARGARIIAITSYQKSALSQLADITLYTSTRETEFRTEASSSRLAQLSLLDTLYVGLSLQRQEETLQNLQSIRETISMKRI from the coding sequence ATGCCAGGTACAAGAAGTGGGATTGGAAAGATTCAAGCTTCGTTAAACGGTTTATCACCAAAATTGCGAAGTATTGCCGAACATATATTGAAACATCCACAAGATGTTGTACATAAATCTATTACAGAATTAGCTGAGGTTACGAATAGTTCAGAAGCTACGATATTCCGCTTATGTAAGCACCTTGGTTTTCAAGGGTTTCAAGATTTAAAGATTACATTAGCTCGTGAAATTGTACATACTCCTATGCAAAATATTCATGAAGAAGTATCGGCAGAAGATAGTATGGTAACTGTTGCTAAAAAAGTTTTCCATTCGCATATTACAGGACTGCAAGATACATTACATTTGCTAAATGATACAGCGCTAGAGAAAGCTGTAAAAGTATTGCAAGATACAAGCCGTATTGAGTTTTATGGAAATGGTGGTTCTGGTATTATTGCGATGGATGCATATCATAAATTTATGAGAACGGGTATTTCGTGTATTGCTCATACAGATTCACATTTTCAAATTATGGGTGCGGGTTTACTTACGAAAGAAGCTGTGGTCATTGCAATTTCTCATTCTGGTAGCAATAAAGGGTTACTGGAAGCGTTAGAAGTAGCAAAAGCAAGGGGAGCTCGCATTATTGCAATTACGAGCTATCAGAAATCAGCATTAAGTCAACTTGCTGATATTACACTATACACTTCAACACGTGAAACGGAATTCCGCACAGAAGCAAGTTCATCAAGATTAGCACAGTTAAGTTTATTAGATACTTTGTACGTTGGGTTATCATTACAACGCCAAGAAGAAACGTTGCAAAATTTACAAAGTATACGTGAAACAATTTCGATGAAACGAATATAA
- the adhP gene encoding alcohol dehydrogenase AdhP — protein sequence MKAVVVNKNSKANIEIIEKELRPLHSGEALVDVEYCGVCHTDLHVANHDFGNTDGRILGHEGIGIVTKIADDVTSLKVGDRVSIAWMFQSCGRCEYCVTGRETFCREVKNAGYSVDGGMAEQCIVTADYAVKVPEGLDPAQASSITCAGVTTYKAIKVSDTKPGQPIVIYGCGGLGNLAIQYAKNVFGAKVIAVDINDDKLALAKEVGADMTINPISQGPAEKIVQEEFGGAYAAVVTAVSKAAFNSAVDAVRACGKVVAVGLPVETMDLNIPRLVLDGIEVVGSLVGTRKDLEEAFMFGAEGKVVPVVQTCSLDKVRHVFEEMEQGRIQGRMVIDFKHNNCDCNSL from the coding sequence ATGAAAGCAGTAGTAGTAAATAAAAATAGTAAAGCAAACATTGAAATTATTGAAAAGGAATTACGTCCGTTACACTCAGGTGAAGCGCTAGTAGATGTTGAGTATTGTGGAGTTTGTCATACTGATTTACACGTTGCAAATCATGATTTTGGAAATACAGATGGCCGTATTCTTGGTCATGAGGGTATTGGTATTGTTACGAAAATTGCTGATGATGTAACTTCACTAAAGGTAGGTGACCGTGTAAGTATTGCTTGGATGTTCCAATCTTGTGGACGTTGTGAATATTGCGTAACGGGTAGAGAAACATTTTGTCGTGAAGTTAAGAATGCTGGTTATTCAGTAGATGGTGGTATGGCTGAACAATGTATTGTTACAGCAGATTATGCGGTGAAAGTACCAGAAGGATTAGATCCTGCTCAAGCATCATCCATTACATGTGCGGGTGTAACTACATATAAAGCAATAAAAGTATCGGATACTAAACCTGGTCAACCTATCGTCATCTATGGTTGTGGTGGATTAGGTAACCTAGCTATTCAATATGCTAAAAACGTATTTGGTGCAAAGGTAATTGCAGTAGATATTAATGACGATAAGTTAGCCTTAGCAAAAGAGGTTGGCGCTGATATGACTATCAATCCAATTTCTCAAGGTCCTGCTGAAAAGATTGTTCAAGAAGAGTTTGGTGGTGCTTATGCAGCTGTAGTAACAGCCGTTTCTAAAGCAGCATTCAACTCAGCAGTTGATGCGGTACGTGCTTGTGGTAAAGTCGTTGCAGTAGGTTTACCAGTAGAAACGATGGATTTAAACATTCCGCGACTTGTACTAGATGGAATTGAAGTAGTTGGTTCTTTAGTCGGTACTCGTAAAGACTTAGAAGAGGCATTCATGTTCGGTGCAGAAGGAAAAGTAGTGCCTGTTGTTCAAACTTGTTCTCTAGATAAAGTGCGACATGTGTTCGAAGAAATGGAACAAGGTCGAATTCAAGGACGTATGGTAATCGATTTTAAACACAATAATTGTGATTGCAATTCACTTTAA
- a CDS encoding ABC transporter permease, whose translation MKSIWKSKRFLIGFTYLFILVSASFIYSWFFKDNIPKPPQLLYNDNNELLGKAPFPPSLMPPFGSDRFGESVFLQIIEGAKFTILLAVVISFFRILFGTCIGILLSLYASKFKRFFQSCSEVFYYIPTLFITFILITPVNIVITSNADRLDPNISFTFYQLLVLIFVALPTLSLYISSEVDEFMKQDYILSSQLLGASRFHIIKKHLRVLLLDRLFVLFMEHIVQTLILVIHLALLDIVIGGVQMRELYDGVLKPVSLSNDWAGLIGLNRYEMNISWWIILYTLVSFFITILFIKLMTIGIQDALKARDTQVIAIQTVPDHKKFVKSKDSFSFIDKVNL comes from the coding sequence ATGAAATCTATTTGGAAATCAAAACGCTTTTTAATCGGCTTTACTTATTTATTCATACTTGTTTCAGCTAGTTTTATTTATAGTTGGTTCTTTAAAGATAACATCCCAAAACCTCCTCAGTTACTTTACAATGACAATAACGAATTACTTGGAAAGGCCCCTTTTCCACCATCGTTAATGCCACCTTTTGGATCTGATCGTTTTGGAGAGTCTGTTTTCTTACAAATTATAGAAGGTGCAAAATTCACCATTTTATTGGCCGTGGTAATTAGCTTCTTTCGAATTTTATTCGGAACATGTATAGGAATACTCTTAAGTTTATATGCTTCAAAATTCAAGAGATTTTTCCAGTCATGCTCAGAAGTTTTTTATTATATTCCAACTTTATTTATCACATTTATACTCATTACGCCCGTTAATATTGTAATCACATCAAATGCTGATAGATTAGACCCCAATATTTCATTTACGTTTTATCAACTACTTGTACTTATTTTCGTGGCTCTGCCTACACTTTCTTTATATATATCATCAGAGGTTGATGAATTTATGAAACAAGATTACATTTTAAGTTCACAATTACTAGGTGCTAGCCGTTTTCATATTATCAAAAAACACTTACGAGTCTTATTACTTGACCGCTTATTCGTATTATTCATGGAACATATCGTTCAAACTCTCATACTCGTTATCCATTTAGCGTTGCTTGACATTGTAATTGGTGGCGTACAAATGCGGGAACTCTATGACGGAGTGCTCAAACCTGTTTCTCTTTCTAATGATTGGGCAGGACTTATTGGATTAAATCGTTATGAAATGAATATTTCATGGTGGATTATTTTGTATACTCTCGTTTCATTCTTTATTACAATTCTATTTATTAAGCTTATGACAATCGGGATTCAAGATGCACTGAAAGCAAGAGATACGCAAGTTATAGCAATTCAAACCGTTCCAGATCATAAAAAATTTGTTAAAAGTAAAGATTCTTTTTCGTTTATAGATAAAGTGAACCTTTAA
- a CDS encoding ABC transporter permease subunit gives MLQKISQFTIKLSSILLSLLLLLNLPYLFITQQGFTFQPMYFFNQIVTMLKQVFSPESLLVIGSDPKFGHLKTTPLFPTVLEPYLYSFIVLFVAFLLALFISSSMAFFYFLAKDYIKKWINRIVFILEAVPDMMMMICLQIFFIWLLRKFGELSVTIISFNENRAYLLPILSLAVLPTLQMFRMMVLYIKEEHGKHYVEVAYGKGLSSSYVLCIHLFKNISIHFFHHLKTIFVFLLSNLFILEFVFNMQGIIQFLFKKAFISPPAAFIILVMIILPFYVIFQIISFMMNRWQKQLKGAAL, from the coding sequence ATGTTACAAAAAATATCTCAATTCACAATTAAGCTTTCATCCATTCTTTTATCACTCTTACTATTATTAAATTTACCCTACTTATTTATCACTCAACAAGGATTCACCTTTCAACCAATGTATTTTTTTAATCAGATTGTTACTATGTTAAAACAAGTTTTCTCACCTGAATCATTGTTGGTTATAGGATCAGACCCCAAGTTTGGTCATTTAAAAACAACACCATTATTTCCAACTGTTTTAGAACCTTACCTATATTCATTTATTGTATTATTTGTAGCCTTTTTGCTTGCGCTCTTTATCTCATCTAGCATGGCATTTTTTTATTTTTTAGCAAAAGATTATATAAAAAAATGGATAAACCGAATTGTGTTCATATTAGAAGCTGTCCCTGATATGATGATGATGATTTGTTTGCAAATATTTTTCATATGGTTACTGCGGAAATTCGGGGAATTATCTGTCACCATAATTTCTTTTAATGAAAATCGAGCTTATTTACTCCCTATTTTATCTTTAGCGGTCTTACCTACATTACAAATGTTTCGGATGATGGTGTTATACATAAAAGAAGAACATGGAAAACATTACGTGGAGGTTGCATATGGAAAAGGGCTTTCATCAAGTTATGTACTGTGTATTCATTTATTCAAAAATATATCTATCCACTTCTTCCACCATTTAAAAACGATTTTTGTTTTCTTACTTTCTAATTTATTCATTTTAGAATTTGTATTTAATATGCAAGGCATTATTCAATTTTTATTTAAAAAGGCGTTTATTTCACCTCCAGCTGCATTTATCATACTTGTCATGATTATTTTACCGTTTTATGTTATTTTTCAAATAATCTCATTCATGATGAATAGATGGCAAAAGCAATTGAAAGGAGCAGCTTTATGA
- the gnd gene encoding phosphogluconate dehydrogenase (NAD(+)-dependent, decarboxylating): MKLGLIGLGKMGFPLAEHLYEDKHEVVVYDVNKELVEKAGALGITARHTLKEIIAELEAPRTIWVMVPAGEVVESVLKDVYPLLEEGDIVIEGGNSFYKDTLRRAEEAKSFGLHYVDIGTSGGVEGARYGACLMVGGEKEIYDQLEPLFKDLAVENGYSYAGRVGSGHFLKMVHNGIEYGMMQAIAEGFEVLDKSDFDFNYEDVAKVWANGSVIRGWLMDLTEKAFADDPKLDGIKGVMNSSGEGKWTVETALELQAAAPVIAMSLFMRYRSQEDDTFHGKVVSALRNQFGGHEVVKK; the protein is encoded by the coding sequence ATGAAACTAGGTTTAATTGGATTAGGAAAAATGGGATTCCCATTAGCGGAACACTTATATGAAGACAAACATGAAGTTGTTGTATATGACGTAAATAAAGAGCTTGTTGAAAAGGCTGGGGCTTTAGGAATTACTGCTCGTCATACATTAAAAGAAATAATTGCTGAATTAGAAGCCCCTCGTACAATTTGGGTAATGGTACCTGCGGGGGAAGTTGTTGAGTCAGTATTAAAAGATGTATATCCATTATTAGAGGAAGGCGATATCGTTATTGAAGGCGGAAATTCATTCTATAAAGATACGTTACGCCGTGCTGAAGAAGCGAAAAGTTTTGGTTTACATTACGTTGATATCGGTACATCAGGTGGTGTAGAAGGAGCTAGATACGGAGCTTGCTTAATGGTTGGTGGAGAAAAAGAAATTTACGATCAATTAGAACCTTTATTTAAAGATTTAGCAGTAGAGAATGGGTATTCTTATGCAGGCCGCGTCGGAAGTGGTCATTTCTTAAAAATGGTTCATAACGGTATTGAATACGGAATGATGCAGGCAATTGCTGAAGGATTTGAAGTGTTAGATAAAAGTGATTTTGATTTCAATTATGAAGATGTTGCAAAAGTATGGGCAAATGGATCGGTTATCCGCGGTTGGTTAATGGACTTAACTGAAAAGGCATTTGCAGATGATCCAAAACTAGATGGTATTAAAGGTGTGATGAACTCTTCAGGAGAAGGGAAATGGACTGTGGAAACGGCACTTGAACTGCAAGCGGCAGCACCAGTAATCGCAATGTCATTATTTATGCGCTACCGTTCTCAAGAAGATGATACATTCCACGGAAAAGTAGTTTCCGCTCTTCGTAATCAGTTCGGTGGACATGAAGTTGTGAAAAAATAG
- a CDS encoding tetratricopeptide repeat-containing glycosyltransferase, with protein MGNEQVKNAGEEKKLCLCMIVKNESRIMERCLNATKSIVDFVSICDTGSTDHTPEIIENWCKENDIPGTVHHEPFKNFGYNRSLAVSLAQKTYPEADYLLILDADMILEVDPEFDKTSLTEDHYLTLQYDIHIKYWLTRLLKASLPWKSVGVTHEYWDIDRSKVGADYNTRVARLETLVVNDPGDGGSKGDKFERDERLLLQGLSDPETTPDLHIRYLFYLAQTYFHLSQFEDSIKWYKKRVEAGGWVEEVFYSLLRIGFCYEQLANRSANKQYEVTEADEKENAKMQEEQYTALAIFYFQKAWEYRPTRAEPLYQLARMYRLKSQNNIALMYALQGKEIPFPKNDLLFVDYHVYDYLFDYEISISAFYIPHKKHLGAVSQKFLESKKEDLPLHIANMVESNAKFY; from the coding sequence ATGGGAAATGAGCAAGTGAAGAATGCAGGGGAAGAAAAAAAGTTATGTCTTTGTATGATTGTTAAAAACGAGTCTAGGATTATGGAAAGATGTTTAAATGCTACAAAATCAATTGTAGATTTTGTTTCTATTTGTGATACGGGATCAACTGATCATACACCTGAAATTATTGAAAATTGGTGTAAAGAAAATGATATCCCTGGCACAGTACATCATGAACCATTTAAAAACTTTGGTTATAACAGAAGTTTAGCAGTTTCATTGGCGCAAAAAACATATCCAGAAGCAGATTATTTATTAATATTAGATGCAGATATGATATTAGAAGTTGATCCCGAGTTTGATAAGACTAGTTTAACGGAAGATCATTATCTTACATTGCAATATGATATTCATATTAAGTATTGGCTTACACGCCTTCTGAAAGCTTCTTTACCATGGAAGTCTGTCGGTGTTACTCATGAGTATTGGGATATAGATCGCTCCAAGGTTGGCGCGGATTACAATACGAGGGTAGCTAGGTTAGAGACGCTTGTCGTTAACGATCCTGGGGATGGTGGTAGTAAAGGTGATAAATTTGAGAGAGATGAGAGGTTGTTGTTACAAGGATTGAGTGATCCAGAAACAACGCCAGATTTGCATATAAGATATTTATTTTATTTAGCCCAAACTTATTTTCATTTAAGTCAATTCGAAGATTCGATTAAATGGTATAAAAAACGGGTAGAAGCAGGTGGATGGGTTGAAGAGGTGTTCTATTCGTTATTGCGAATAGGATTTTGTTATGAACAATTAGCAAACCGTTCAGCAAATAAACAATATGAAGTAACAGAAGCGGATGAAAAAGAAAATGCTAAGATGCAAGAAGAGCAATATACAGCATTAGCTATTTTTTATTTTCAAAAAGCGTGGGAATATAGACCAACTCGGGCTGAGCCATTATACCAACTTGCAAGAATGTATCGATTAAAATCTCAAAATAATATTGCCTTGATGTATGCGTTGCAAGGGAAGGAAATTCCTTTTCCAAAAAATGATCTTCTATTTGTAGATTATCATGTGTATGATTACTTATTTGACTATGAGATTTCTATAAGTGCTTTTTATATACCACATAAAAAGCATTTAGGTGCAGTATCACAAAAATTTTTGGAATCGAAAAAAGAAGATCTACCGTTGCATATAGCGAATATGGTTGAAAGTAATGCGAAATTTTATTAA
- a CDS encoding glycosyltransferase family 1 protein — protein sequence MELIRWALELGESVHGNTYEELMPLLDYYYDRDHLKAYCIATLLLDMDVAEEHREKIELRRCIAAYYAGMYKVAKKHARELLIKYPDVDLYKNNLRLMEAYLNKEYDYCLFICPKTYGSFIDVARALKWRLEQEGNTAIISETILENVKNTIVFGAHTYAHNPNLLPKNAIIYNLEQLYEGSPYAHPLYLMLLKEKEIWDYSKQNIEWLKQKGVGKEIKHVEMNYAPTLKIKKDAFDEELTEDIDILFIGALNPRRQAIFNQLKAVAPHLNIVFKNNAWGIVKNELIARSKIILNIHFYLSGILETPRVSYAVANKKFIISENSNPEDEIEWPGIVFTPYEKIIENVMTYIELPEERMKLAEEAYNHFEAKGSIDRLSHKGGEK from the coding sequence ATGGAATTAATACGATGGGCGCTAGAGTTAGGGGAATCTGTGCATGGAAATACGTATGAAGAATTGATGCCACTACTAGATTATTATTATGATCGTGATCATTTAAAAGCGTATTGTATCGCAACTCTTCTTTTAGACATGGACGTAGCAGAAGAGCATCGGGAAAAAATCGAATTAAGAAGGTGCATTGCTGCTTATTATGCCGGAATGTATAAAGTAGCAAAAAAACATGCAAGGGAGCTTTTAATTAAATATCCGGATGTAGATTTATATAAAAATAATTTAAGACTAATGGAAGCTTATTTGAATAAAGAATATGATTATTGTCTCTTTATATGCCCAAAGACGTATGGTAGTTTTATAGATGTCGCGCGAGCTTTGAAATGGCGGTTGGAGCAAGAGGGAAATACTGCAATCATATCAGAAACAATATTAGAAAATGTGAAAAATACAATTGTTTTTGGAGCGCATACATATGCACATAACCCGAATTTACTTCCGAAAAATGCAATTATTTATAATTTAGAACAGCTATATGAAGGAAGTCCTTATGCGCATCCCCTTTATTTAATGTTATTAAAAGAAAAGGAAATTTGGGATTATAGTAAACAAAATATAGAATGGTTAAAACAAAAAGGAGTTGGAAAAGAAATAAAACATGTAGAAATGAACTATGCTCCAACTCTAAAAATAAAAAAAGATGCGTTTGATGAAGAGTTAACTGAAGACATTGATATACTGTTTATAGGTGCTCTTAACCCAAGGCGGCAAGCTATTTTTAACCAATTAAAAGCAGTTGCTCCGCATTTAAATATTGTCTTTAAAAATAATGCGTGGGGAATTGTTAAAAATGAGTTAATTGCTAGGTCTAAAATTATATTAAATATTCATTTTTACTTATCGGGTATTCTTGAAACTCCTCGAGTTTCTTATGCAGTGGCAAATAAGAAATTTATTATTTCGGAAAATAGTAATCCTGAGGACGAGATAGAGTGGCCGGGAATTGTATTTACTCCGTACGAAAAAATAATAGAAAACGTTATGACATATATAGAATTACCAGAAGAACGTATGAAATTAGCAGAAGAAGCGTATAACCATTTTGAAGCGAAAGGAAGCATAGACAGACTGAGCCATAAAGGAGGAGAAAAGTAA
- a CDS encoding NADPH-dependent FMN reductase, translating to MKLVVINGTPRKFGRTRVVAKYIADQFEGELYDLAVEELPLYNGEESQRELEAVKKLKALVKTADGVVLCTPEYHNAMSGALKNSLDYLSSSEFVHKPVALLAVAGGGKGGINALNSMRTVARGVYANAIPKQVVLDGLHVQDSELGEDAKPLIHDLVKELKAYMGVYKEVKKQLGVE from the coding sequence ATGAAACTAGTCGTTATTAACGGTACGCCAAGAAAATTCGGTAGAACTCGTGTGGTGGCAAAATATATTGCTGACCAATTTGAAGGGGAGTTATACGATTTAGCAGTAGAAGAATTGCCTTTATATAATGGGGAAGAATCACAACGTGAATTAGAAGCGGTAAAAAAATTAAAGGCGTTAGTGAAAACGGCAGACGGTGTAGTACTATGTACACCTGAATATCATAATGCAATGAGTGGAGCGCTGAAAAATTCGTTAGATTACTTAAGCAGTAGTGAATTCGTTCATAAACCTGTCGCATTACTTGCAGTTGCAGGGGGCGGTAAAGGTGGAATTAACGCATTAAACAGTATGCGTACTGTTGCTAGAGGGGTATACGCAAATGCAATCCCAAAACAAGTTGTACTTGATGGACTTCATGTACAAGACAGTGAACTGGGAGAAGATGCAAAACCATTAATTCATGATTTAGTTAAAGAATTAAAAGCATATATGGGCGTATATAAAGAGGTGAAAAAACAACTAGGAGTTGAGTGA
- a CDS encoding MFS transporter yields the protein MSSLYKDSRLYFILGANSLSAIGSGIVMITIPWLLIKESGGETTFGYVSIISTLIMFLLTPFIGQSIDRFSRKSLLLCNEGIGIVVIGMMAIWGFIGQSYHSIHYILIYIAGSFYYLLFYPTIFAFNQEIFQAEHYKNLSGTMEIQGQLTQVISGAVASFLIGIISLKWILLVDMLTFAGAFVLFLCIPYVKKKEVKRKVTFKKQLFEGIHFMQKRPRLFWFLLATYMPFIGVMMANYLIPVYISDILKASASVYAIEGMMYGVGAVLAGISIPIMMKYVKIEISIVMTMFLYVISITVMIVKPSVMLLYGLAIFHAIGNAGTRVARNVLMMEEIPNEVMGRVDSLFRLIGTGIRIVLLMLFTAGVSKTGVMLPFYVLSCILILSLGIAIYYVLSQRKVGTNVSNKSIV from the coding sequence ATGTCATCTCTGTATAAAGATTCACGCTTGTATTTCATACTAGGGGCCAATAGTCTATCAGCTATTGGTTCCGGTATTGTAATGATAACGATTCCATGGCTGTTAATTAAAGAGAGTGGGGGAGAGACAACGTTTGGTTATGTATCTATCATCTCAACTCTTATTATGTTTTTATTAACACCGTTTATCGGGCAAAGTATTGATCGTTTTTCAAGAAAATCTTTATTATTATGTAATGAAGGTATTGGGATAGTTGTTATAGGAATGATGGCAATATGGGGATTTATTGGGCAATCCTATCATTCTATTCACTATATTCTTATATATATAGCTGGATCATTTTACTATTTATTATTTTATCCTACAATATTTGCGTTCAACCAAGAGATATTTCAAGCAGAACATTATAAAAATTTAAGTGGAACAATGGAAATACAAGGACAGTTAACGCAAGTTATTTCAGGAGCTGTTGCTAGCTTTCTTATTGGAATTATTTCTTTAAAATGGATTTTGTTAGTGGATATGTTAACTTTTGCAGGAGCCTTCGTCCTTTTCTTATGTATACCGTATGTAAAGAAAAAGGAAGTGAAAAGAAAAGTAACATTTAAGAAGCAATTATTCGAAGGGATTCACTTTATGCAAAAACGTCCTAGGTTATTTTGGTTTTTACTTGCGACTTATATGCCGTTTATCGGTGTTATGATGGCAAATTATTTAATCCCGGTATATATTTCAGATATATTAAAAGCAAGTGCCTCTGTATACGCAATAGAAGGTATGATGTATGGTGTCGGAGCGGTTCTTGCCGGAATTAGTATTCCAATTATGATGAAATATGTCAAAATAGAAATTTCAATCGTTATGACGATGTTCCTATATGTAATTTCAATTACCGTAATGATTGTTAAACCTTCCGTAATGTTGTTATATGGACTTGCAATTTTTCATGCAATTGGAAATGCGGGTACAAGAGTGGCGAGAAATGTATTGATGATGGAGGAAATTCCAAACGAAGTAATGGGGCGTGTAGACAGCTTGTTTCGATTAATTGGTACAGGAATACGAATTGTATTGTTAATGTTGTTTACAGCTGGTGTATCTAAAACTGGGGTAATGCTCCCTTTTTACGTATTAAGCTGTATATTGATTTTATCATTAGGAATCGCTATTTATTATGTACTTTCACAACGTAAAGTAGGGACGAACGTTTCTAATAAATCAATCGTATAA
- a CDS encoding YdcF family protein, which produces MNKWILLIILLLPPLYILYMTFRMKKVAREKLSNHSPYVLILGAKLFGDRPSLSLQNRLDVALEYLVSHPTAKVIVSGGQGEDEDISEAHSMRTYLMARGIDESRILIEDQSTNTYENLKFSMDLYNVKHAVVVSNTYHLYRTKIIAKRLGIKMEALAAETPMRSKRKMYVREYAAIMKTILFDR; this is translated from the coding sequence ATGAACAAATGGATCTTGCTTATAATTTTATTATTACCACCACTATACATTCTTTATATGACGTTTCGAATGAAGAAAGTTGCTCGTGAAAAATTGAGTAATCACTCTCCATACGTTCTTATATTAGGTGCAAAATTATTTGGAGATAGACCATCTTTATCTCTTCAAAACCGTTTGGATGTAGCTTTGGAATATTTAGTTTCCCATCCTACAGCGAAAGTAATTGTTTCAGGTGGTCAAGGAGAAGATGAAGATATATCGGAAGCTCATAGTATGAGAACTTATTTAATGGCGCGTGGTATAGATGAGAGTCGTATTTTAATAGAAGATCAATCTACAAATACGTATGAGAATTTAAAGTTTAGTATGGATTTATATAATGTGAAACATGCGGTAGTTGTAAGTAATACGTATCATTTGTATAGAACGAAAATAATTGCAAAGCGTTTAGGGATAAAGATGGAGGCGTTAGCTGCTGAAACACCAATGCGTTCTAAGAGGAAAATGTATGTGCGTGAATATGCCGCTATAATGAAAACAATATTGTTCGACCGATAG
- a CDS encoding ABC transporter ATP-binding protein, with translation MIQFNQVSKAYEDGTKAVDSLHLEIKKGEFFVLIGPSGCGKTTTMKMINRLIETTEGSILIDGKDIQQYNINELRWDIGYVLQQIALFPHMTIAENIAVVPEMRKWSKEKIKARVDELLQMVGLDPDVYRDRMPDELSGGQKQRVGVVRALAANPKIVLMDEPFSALDPLSREQLQKDIVQLQKKIQKTIVFVTHDMQEALSLGDRICIMKEGKVVQLDTPEGIIHNPKNEFVEEFIGNRGRPWYERKSIEDVLPLDESMRVEGEALSLHSSLQDALVRVRADEVVPVEANGQYVGALTSRHIVNYIVEQMKERG, from the coding sequence GTGATTCAGTTTAATCAAGTGTCAAAAGCATATGAAGATGGCACAAAAGCAGTGGATTCATTGCATTTAGAAATCAAAAAGGGAGAATTCTTTGTCCTTATTGGTCCAAGTGGTTGTGGGAAAACAACGACAATGAAAATGATTAATCGTTTAATTGAAACGACAGAAGGATCAATATTAATCGATGGAAAAGATATTCAACAATACAATATTAATGAATTACGCTGGGATATAGGATACGTGTTGCAACAAATTGCTTTGTTTCCGCATATGACAATTGCTGAAAATATTGCAGTCGTTCCTGAAATGAGAAAGTGGAGCAAAGAAAAAATAAAAGCTCGTGTCGATGAGTTGCTACAGATGGTCGGGCTAGATCCAGATGTATATCGCGATCGTATGCCTGATGAATTGTCAGGAGGGCAAAAACAACGTGTCGGTGTCGTGCGAGCATTAGCCGCAAACCCGAAAATCGTTCTTATGGATGAACCATTTAGTGCGTTAGATCCATTAAGTAGGGAACAGCTTCAGAAGGATATTGTACAGTTGCAAAAAAAGATTCAAAAAACAATCGTGTTCGTAACACATGATATGCAAGAAGCATTATCACTTGGAGATCGTATTTGTATTATGAAAGAAGGAAAAGTAGTTCAATTAGATACACCAGAAGGAATTATACATAATCCGAAAAATGAATTTGTAGAAGAGTTCATTGGAAATCGTGGACGACCTTGGTATGAGAGGAAAAGTATAGAAGATGTATTGCCACTTGATGAAAGTATGCGGGTAGAAGGGGAAGCACTATCATTACATTCTTCTTTACAAGATGCATTAGTTCGTGTGCGAGCTGACGAAGTAGTTCCAGTTGAAGCAAATGGTCAATATGTTGGAGCTTTAACAAGCCGTCACATTGTCAATTACATTGTTGAACAAATGAAGGAAAGAGGCTAA